From the Candidatus Thermoplasmatota archaeon genome, the window TTTGCAGTGAACTGAAACTAAGCGGAGACGTACAATCCAAGGCGATAGAGATACTAAAGGATGCTGCGGACAAAGAACTAACTAGTGGTCGTGGACCAACAGGTGTAGCAGCAGCCTCAATCTATATAGCATCAATCCTATGCGGTGAGCGTAGAACACAGCGTGAAGTAGCTGATGTCGCTGGTGTCACAGAAGTCACAATCAGAAACAGATACAAAGAACTTGCTGAGCGTTTAGACATAGACATAATACTATAAATTTTTTTTATGACTCGCTGGTACTCAGAGAAAAAAAAGGAGCATTACTACAAAGAAGCCAAAAGAGTTGGTTATAGGGCGCGTTCTGCTTTTAAACTTAAACAGATACAGGATAAATTTAACATTATCAAAAAAGGTGATTTTGTTATAGACCTCGGCGCAGCACCAGGTGGTTGGAGTCAGGTTGCAAAAGAACTCGTCGGCGACCAAGGAAAAGTAATAGGCATAGATTTAGATTACATAAAACCAATTGATGGCATAACATTTTTACAGGGTGATTTAACAGCGGAATCAACTTTAGAGGAACTAAAAAACATTGCTGGTGGAAAAAAAGCAGACGTCATCTTATCTGATATGTCCCCAGATATATCTGGCAACTACTCTGTTGACCAAGCAAGGAGTGTTTATCTATGTGAACACTCCCTTAAATTAGCAACTATGCTGCTTAAACCAGGTGGAAACTTTGTCTGCAAAGTTTTTGAGGGTGAGGATTTACATAATTTCATTTCAAAGATCAATAAAAAATTTAAGATGGTTAAACAGTTTTCGCCCCCAGCATCACGTAAAAGCAGTTCTGAGATATATATAGTTGCTCGGTGTCTACAAAATTAACACCCATTGCCACATGGTGCGATAAATAACAAAAACACCCGGATTTTGTTATCCTGGTAACATAAATTTGATAAAGTGGAATAAATATGCTTTTGTCTCTATCAAGATTGTATACCTAGAGATAATATCATCAGATTTCATAAGAGAGTGATAAGTAAAATATTTGAGGTAGTTATGCTGTTTTCATCTTCCCTCTTAAAAAAACCAATCTGAGATACACCCATGGTTCTAGATATCCACGAAATAGGATGTTTGGTCCAAAAACTTTAAGAACAAGCCTACATATGGTTCAACATCTGTTAATAAATTTGGGAGGCGAAAAATAGCAGATAATTTCAGATAATTTATATACAACAAAATATAAATATATTATATGTAATATAAAATTAAAATAAATCGTCTAAAAAATTAGGGGAATCAATGACAAACAAAAAACAAACTTTAAATGATTTCTTCGAAAACACACAATTGGATTTAGAAAAAAAAATAGAAACAACAATACAAGATAAAAAAATAATCTCAATTTTAGAATCAGGAAAACGTTTACGCCCACTACTAGCACACCTAGCATTCAAGGTATGCACCGGTGGAAAAGAAACACCATATCAATACCAAAGAGCTTTAGAGGGTGCTGTAGTCATAGAACTTGCACACACCGCATCATTGGTACACGATGATATAATCGACAACGATAAAGAACGAAGAGGAAAACCCGCCCTATACATAAAAGAAGGCATACCAAGTGCTATGTTACTTGGCCATAAAATGCTTGCAATAGGCCTAGACATAGCCTTACGACACGGAGAAAAGATAGCAAAACTATATACTGACACATGGAATGAAATACTAAACGGCGAATTAAAAGAAATAAATTTCAACAAAAAAGATATACAAAACAATGGTTCAAAAGAAATAACAAAATCCAAAATTTTCAATGAATACTACAAAATTATAAACATGAAAACAGCATCTCTTTACTCATCAGCATGCAAAGCAGGTGCTATAGAGGCAAATGCAAACGGCCAGATATTAACAACGCTAGAAGAATATGGTAGAGAAATCGGACTGGCATACCAACTAGCTGATGACCTTGTAGACCTTGAAAACGGGGAAATCCTAGATAGCGTAATAGTACCACTTCTAAACAGACTGGATAAAGATACGGTGGATAATAACTCATTAGAAATTAATTCTCTGAAGGAAAAACTAGCTGAGAACTCATCAAAAATCAAACAATTCTACATAAATGAAATCAAAAAACACGTAAACAAAGCCACAGGACTAAGCAAATCAGACACAATACCAAATTCCCCATACAAAGACATGCTGATAGAGGCACCAAAATACATCATAAACAAAATGCTAAAAGAAATAAACATAGCAATCTAAAATTTTTATGGTGTTACTAAAATCGCGGCATGATCCCTTTCATATGGTGATAAATCAATTATTTCTATAACATTAAAACCATGTTTTTTTAATTGACTAATCACAGCGTTATAGATTTCTTTTGGTTTAGAGGAAACATCTATGCTACGCGCCTTAACCATCATAATACCCTGCCCTTCCTTTTTTAAATATTTTTTTAGATTTTTTATGAAAATCTCCGCCTGATTCCTCTGTGAAATATCCTGATAAACAAGATCAACAGAAGATACAACCGTACTGTACTGCTCCGGATGATTAGCATCAGAGAGAATAGGAACAATAT encodes:
- a CDS encoding RlmE family RNA methyltransferase, translating into MTRWYSEKKKEHYYKEAKRVGYRARSAFKLKQIQDKFNIIKKGDFVIDLGAAPGGWSQVAKELVGDQGKVIGIDLDYIKPIDGITFLQGDLTAESTLEELKNIAGGKKADVILSDMSPDISGNYSVDQARSVYLCEHSLKLATMLLKPGGNFVCKVFEGEDLHNFISKINKKFKMVKQFSPPASRKSSSEIYIVARCLQN
- a CDS encoding polyprenyl synthetase family protein, whose amino-acid sequence is MTNKKQTLNDFFENTQLDLEKKIETTIQDKKIISILESGKRLRPLLAHLAFKVCTGGKETPYQYQRALEGAVVIELAHTASLVHDDIIDNDKERRGKPALYIKEGIPSAMLLGHKMLAIGLDIALRHGEKIAKLYTDTWNEILNGELKEINFNKKDIQNNGSKEITKSKIFNEYYKIINMKTASLYSSACKAGAIEANANGQILTTLEEYGREIGLAYQLADDLVDLENGEILDSVIVPLLNRLDKDTVDNNSLEINSLKEKLAENSSKIKQFYINEIKKHVNKATGLSKSDTIPNSPYKDMLIEAPKYIINKMLKEINIAI